The Oryza glaberrima chromosome 9, OglaRS2, whole genome shotgun sequence genome includes a window with the following:
- the LOC127783534 gene encoding uncharacterized protein LOC127783534 yields MSTVSGTRRAPRRQSQDGPGDKVVVNLDAISSPVVGSRRAVPTSTGARASPIDVEALDDEVQTLSASQVPPPRRNRRTRRQPVAVVDLEVDASREGNKRQRVAPVIHCLSPERGEGSSLKTSNEPPKAKEPVFNCPVCWNKLEEPSTTICGHIFCTTCIKQAIQIQKKCPTCRKSLRANNFHRIYLPNSDS; encoded by the exons ATGAGTACTGTCAGCGGCACTCGGCGTGCCCCAAGGAGGCAATCACAAGATGGTCCTGGTGATAAAGTCGTTGTGAACCTGGACGCAATCTCCTCCCCAGTGGTTGGAAGCCGTCGCGCGGTGCCGACCTCCACTGGTGCGCGCGCCTCCCCCATTGATGTGGAAGCTCTGGATGATGAAGTGCAGACATTGTCCGCTTCGCAAGTGCCTCCTCCG AGAAGGAACCGGAGAACTAGGAGGCAGCCTGTGGCAGTAGTTGATCTGGAAGTAGATGCTAGCCGGGAAG GGAACAAACGTCAAAGGGTTGCACCTGTTATACACTGCCTCTCTCCAGAAAGGGGAGAAGGGTCCAGCTTGAAG ACTAGCAATGAGCCTCCTAAGGCAAAGGAACCGGTTTTTAACTGTCCGGTGTGttggaacaagttggaggaGCCCTCCACAACAATTTGCGGCCATATCTTCTGCACGACATGCATCAAGCAAGCCATCCAGATTCAGAAGAAATGCCCTACTTGCAGAAAGAGTCTGAGGGCGAACAATTTCCACCGTATTTACCTTCCAAACTCTGATAGTTAA
- the LOC127783532 gene encoding uncharacterized protein LOC127783532, whose product MPKPTRAVDHRRRRSGRAPAIAAVAVAAEDDGEEHHLNPFLDAAPSSSSSRVQFRKVASRAVWVEEAGAAEVVDSKGKLWLTTGVNRDGKLYYNVEEIGFLAERGALVLLDYEGETIGMEEIYGKIAGGKYGCSWDAFQAYKHLKLLGYIIGRYGVPWTVKRSHTYSVTDASTSVVETDQIQSLNRVGGASNDITKLLKEMCIDDMHPSFEVYLPNSKFKKTSPGDPSFVLCLLSNKPPSREELETVENKFEGIPLKFCHVDNGRVSFLSFNKAALPSLP is encoded by the exons ATGCCGAAGCCCACGCGCGCCGtcgaccaccggcggcggaggagcgggcgagctccggcgatcgccgccgtcgccgttgccgcggAGGATGATGGCGAGGAGCACCATCTAAATCCGTTCTTGGACgccgccccgtcgtcgtcttcgtcgagAGTTCAGTTCAG GAAGGTGGCGTCGCGCGCGGTGTGGGTGGAGGAGGCTGGTGCGGCGGAGGTTGTGGACAGCAAGGGCAAGCTCTGGCTGACCACCGGTGTCAACCGGGACGGCAAGCTGTACTACAATGTCGAGGAGATTGG GTTCTTGGCAGAAAGAGGGGCATTGGTTCTTCTTGATTATGAGGGTGAAACAATTGGAATGGAGGAAATCTACGGAAAGATTGCTGGAGGGAAGTATGGGTGCTCCTGGGATGCCTTCCAAGCTTACAAGCACTTGAAGTTGCTCGGCTATATTATTGGACGATATGGCGTTCCCTGGACAGTTAAGCGTAGCCATACTTACAGCGTCACTGATGCCTCCACAAGTGTGGTTGAAACTGATCAGATTCAGAGCTTAAATAGAGTCGGTGGTGCCTCCAATGACATAACTAAATTGCTCAAGGAAATGTGCATAGATGATATGCATCCATCCTTTGAAGTGTATCTACCGAATAGCAAATTTAAGAAGACATCCCCAGGAGACCCTAGTTTCGTCCTATGCCTATTAAG CAACAAACCACCATCAAGGGAAGAACTAGAAACCGTTGAAAACAAGTTTGAGGGCATTCCTCTGAAATTTTGCCATGTTGACAACGGACGGGTCAGCTTCCTCTCCTTCAACAAAGCTGCTCTCCCTAGTTTGCCCTGA
- the LOC127783531 gene encoding uncharacterized protein LOC127783531 → MAERKEGEGKVVVVEEEEEERRLRGALRSLQQEAGVLERLVYKHRNQHRGAAYFQYLLKVRRDVRLLLAAGLGDVLTAVFPVLASRKPANTILAVNRQSKKKPGANHCHHERLLGVARLLSEMAEPVMMGAVQISFLLARSFFVDLCTAILALLARVRALVQQMLLDVVSVYNKASDLIDRKQSVKISIGGAQAFREYYPSSNDARTFLECVWVKDKFVLHENTKGNCEKTQAEDQKSCASESAVLYETLGQVSEDMENAEGLNSPMKLPDATLANQPEKTHCHRDEDSQSRRQLVNDNNSNSLSDAVATHVHSTPCPDVKPETKKRVAFIAVGNLKATASSIGTTLTKKQRLDVIPRATAEPEDLYVKPETKKRVAFIAVGNPKATASSSGTTSTKKQRLEVIPRATAEPEDLYGKFSEDTDKSIF, encoded by the exons ATGGCGGAGCggaaggaaggggaagggaaggtggtggtggtggaggaggaggaggaggagcggcggctgcggggggCGCTGCGGAGCCTGCAGCAGGAGGCCGGGGTGCTGGAGCGGCTGGTGTACAAGCACCGGAACCAGCACCGCGGCGCCGCCTACTTCCAGTACCTCCTCAAGGTGAGGCGCGACGTGAggctgctcctcgccgccggcctcggggACGTCCTCACCGCCGTCTTCCCCGTCCTCGCCTCCCGCAAGCCGGCCAACACCATCCTCGCCGTCAACAG gcaGAGTAAGAAGAAGCCTGGTGCAAACCATTGTCACCATGAGAGGCTTTTGGGTGTCGCACGCTTGTTATCAGAG ATGGCTGAACCTGTTATGATGGGAGCAGT TCAGATCTCGTTTTTACTTGCAAGATCATTTTTTGTTGATCTTTGCACAGCGATTCTTGCTTTGCTAGCAAGAGTGAGGGCTCTGGTTCAACAG ATGCTACTTGATGTTGTCTCAGTTTACAACAAGGCTTCTGATCTTATTGATAGGAAGCAATCTGTTAAGATTAGTATTGGTGGAGCGCAG GCTTTCAGAGAGTACTATCCCTCAAGCAATGATGCCCGTACTTTTCTGGAATGTGTTTGGGTGAAAGATAAATTTGTTTTGCATGAAAATACAAAAGGTAACTGTGAGAAAACCCAAGCTGAGGATCAAAAGTCATGTGCTTCCGAATCAGCAGTCCTGTATGAAACTCTTGGACAAGTTTCTGAAG ATATGGAAAATGCTGAAGGATTGAACTCTCCCATGAAGCTACCAGATGCCACCTTAGCAAACCAGCCAGAGAAAACCCATTGCCATCGTGATGAAGATTCTCAAAGTAGGAGGCAATTGGTGAATGACAACAATTCTAATTCTCTTTCAGATGCAGTTGCTACTCATGTGCATTCAACTCCATGCCCTGATGTCAAGCCTGAGACAAAGAAGAGAGTTGCATTCATTGCAGTTGGAAATCTGAAAGCCACTGCTAGTTCGATTGGAACAACTTTAACTAAGAAGCAGAGACTAGATGTGATTCCACGCGCCACTGCAGAACCTGAAGATCTATATGTCAAGCCTGAGACAAAGAAGAGAGTTGCATTCATCGCAGTAGGAAATCCGAAAGCCACTGCTAGTTCGAGTGGAACAACTTCAACTAAGAAGCAGAGACTAGAGGTGATTCCACGCGCCACTGCAGAACCTGAAGATCTATATGGCAAATTTTCTGAGGATACAGACAAGTCCATATTTTAG
- the LOC127785024 gene encoding uncharacterized protein LOC127785024 has protein sequence MEARAMPPPTRTRRGVTLAEQMAASSNLRDLLKLRDNDDDDDDDGGGQGGRRQPRPLPDAVVVAAGRRRTLLDVIRGVDDDDGHDHPPTGVLEGHRPATSTRTAAAAGGARGGRVSLMALLEQAERQWTTAAAGDASRRRVADDHAAAAEAGTNKGFAGAAAGVGGRCCVCMARGKAAAFIPCGHTFCRACARELRAGRGRCPLCNAAIHDVLNLF, from the coding sequence ATGGAGGCGCgggcgatgccgccgccgacgcggacgCGGCGAGGCGTCACGCTCGCCGAGCAGATGGCCGCGTCGTCCAACCTCCGCGACCTCCTCAAGCTccgcgacaacgacgacgacgacgacgacgacggcggcgggcaagGTGGTCGCCGCCAGCCGCGGCCGCTGCCcgacgcggtggtggtggcggcggggcggcgacgcACGCTCCTCGACGTCAtccgcggcgtcgacgacgacgatggccacGACCACCCGCCCACCGGCGTCCTTGAGGGACACCGCCCCgcgacgtcgacgaggacggcggcggcggcggggggagcgcGGGGCGGGAGGGTGTCGCTGATGGCGCTGCTGGAGCAGGCGGAGCGGCAGTggacgacggccgccgccggggacgccaGCCGGAGGCGCGTCGCGGAcgaccacgcggcggcggcggaggcgggcacGAACAAgggcttcgccggcgccgccgccggcgtgggaGGGCGGTGCTGCGTGTGCATGGCGCGCGGCAAGGCCGCGGCGTTCATCCCCTGCGGCCACACCTTCTGCCGCGCCTGCGCCCGCGAGCTCCGagccggccgcggccgctgcccGCTCTGCAACGCCGCCATCCACGACGTCCTCAACCTCTTCTGA
- the LOC127784561 gene encoding ubiquitin carboxyl-terminal hydrolase 2-like produces MGKRVKAKAKNPRKAQQQQEPTAAAPSDAGSGDAAAAAAQDSGNSTEEAAAAAAAAASASGREQCGHYGGDSARLDKVLLEIMTSKHFASCEHCRDDAPRKKGGGKEKGGKQQQKKKGGGTKGSAAKAKVEKSDMWVCLDCGRHFCGGEVDVTKPYGHARRHAKQDRHWWAARFDDPTVAFCLSCEKEVSIEMPRIETVAAVPTEVAGAADRDLGLVNSHGSVIRGLPNLGNTCFFNAVMQSLLALDRLRSKMLGPDVPTGALLMSLKKLFMETSASNDVGGALSPKNLFSNICSKYPQFRGFQMQDSHELLRCFLDGLHTEENEARKLADKASSATIPTIVDSIFGGQLSSTVSSTECTHSSVKHDQFLDLSLPVPSRRPPAKSVSSPPAKRNKQSLRDRNKNRRYGKISTRVTPTIEVSNKEKIQTVAEGNNSLIPGSESGQVVSEKEPEPSECSESCASVPNLEQTGTSNVEDGTCWLDYIDDADEAKSEILDSADSIEAGQIWEDKGVTYGPFLPQDDALSKEQVLGSEHSGENPIDDATSSQPVILLPYKEFGSTADEMDGTTENSQKPEDAVAPPAVSPLPEDNAQPASVGDGDQDDYVGLGDMFNEPEVTSEVKKETGTVEDIDVMAWSSNSAEDEVDDSNAPVSVEGCLALFTEPELLSEPWHCELCSDSIACPNTNDGKDDEMATSVNERKDGEEMMAGGDETQDGDKLIANCTEKEGIDQIMATDGCSDNLNSDMNSKEGGCANSSLVGADNSVDANFPENGKVALLKTGSSLVDTTEQADSKTYRREIRDLNNSAVEYTSSSKQPHDSAQHKDEHNVDVASEETTAPECSCDNESASCSTTNKNEAECGVGAEEIVTSSLPSETQRILPGEKDNEDVVTRNHGRRKRMKMVGKAHQGQDNQNEQKENGKKVFRSAMRRILISKAPPVLTINLNRFSQDSHGRFKKLKGHVRFKETLDVRPFMDPRSKENYNTTYRLVGVVEHLGTMAAGHYVAYVRTGKIGGRQQRSTGSKSWFYASDAQVREASLEEVLNCEAYILFYERVGD; encoded by the exons ATGGGGAAGAGGGTGAAGGCGAAGGCCAAGAATCCGAGGAAAGCACAGCAACAACAGGAGCCGACGGCAGCGGCGCCCTCTGATGCTGGATctggggatgcggcggcggcggcggcgcaggactCGGGGAATTCGACGgaggaagctgctgctgctgctgctgctgccgcgtcGGCCAGCGGCAGGGAGCAGTGCGGACACTacggcggcgacagcgcccGCTTGGACAAGGTCCTCTTGGAGATCATGACGTCCAAGCATTTCGCGTCGTGCGAGCATTGCCGGGATGATGCCCCTAGGAAGAAAGGGGGTGGCAAGGAGAAAGGGGgtaagcagcagcagaagaagaaaggagGTGGAACGAAAGGTTCCGCGGCCAAGGCGAAGGTGGAGAAGAGTGACATGTGGGTGTGCTTGGACTGCGGTCGGCATTTCTGCGGGGGTGAGGTTGATGTGACCAAGCCGTATGGCCATGCCCGAAGGCATGCCAAGCAGGACCGGCATTGGTGGGCTGCACGGTTTGATGATCCGACTGTTGCGTTTTGTTTGTCGTGTGAGAAGGAGGTGTCGATCGAGATGCCTAGAATAGAGACAGTTGCCGCAGTGCCAACAGAGGTGGCTGGTGCAGCTGACAGAGATCTAGGTTTGGTTAACTCTCATGGTAGTGTAATCAGAGGGCTGCCAAATCTTGGGAACACATGCTTCTTCAATGCAGTGATGCAGAGCCTCCTTGCGCTTGATAGGTTGCGCAGTAAGATGTTGGGACCAGATGTTCCAACGGGGGCTCTTTTGATGTCATTGAAGAAACTCTTCATGGAGACAAGTGCTTCAAATGATGTAGGAGGTGCGCTGAGTCCAAAGAATCTCTTCTCAAATATTTGCTCAAAGTACCCGCAGTTCAGGGGCTTCCAGATGCAGGACAGCCATGAATTACTCCGCTGTTTTCTTGATGGTCTGCACACGGAGGAAAATGAAGCACGGAAGCTAGCGGATAAAGCTTCAAGTGCAACCATTCCTACAATTGTCGATTCCATCTTTGGGGGTCAGCTGTCTAGTACAGTGTCCAGCACAGAATGCACACACAGTTCTGTTAAACATGACCAATTCCTTGATCTGTCACTACCAGTTCCATCCAGGAGGCCTCCAGCCAAGAGTGTGTCATCACCACCAGCAAAGAGGAACAAACAATCCCTAAGAGATAGGAATAAAAATCGGAGATATGGGAAGATTTCGACCCGAGTGACTCCTACAATAGAGGTGAGCAACAAAGAAAAGATTCAAACAGTTGCTGAAGGCAATAATTCCCTGATTCCTGGTTCAGAGTCAGGACAGGTTGTCAGTGAGAAAGAGCCTGAGCCTTCTGAATGCAGTGAGTCATGTGCTTCTGTGCCTAATCTAGAACAAACAGGTACTTCAAATGTGGAGGATGGCACTTGCTGGTTGGATTACATTGATGATGCAGATGAAGCAAAATCAGAGATTCTTGATTCTGCAGATTCTATTGAAGCGGGACAGATCTGGGAAGACAAGGGTGTTACTTATGGTCCATTTCTTCCGCAGGATGATGCCTTATCGAAAGAGCAGGTCTTGGGTTCTGAACACTCTGGTGAAAACCCTATTGATGATGCAACATCTTCACAGCCTGTTATCTTGCTTCCTTACAAAGAATTTGGTTCCACTGCCGATGAAATGGATGGAACCACAGAAAATTCACAGAAACCAGAAGATGCAGTTGCTCCTCCAGCTGTTTCTCCCTTGCCAGAAGATAATGCACAACCTGCATCTGTTGGCGATGGGGATCAAGATGACTATGTTGGTCTTGGTGATATGTTCAATGAGCCTGAAGTTACTTCTGAAGTCAAGAAAGAAACAGGTACAGTTGAAGATATTGATGTGATGGCCTGGAGTAGCAACAGTGCTGAAGACGAGGTGGATGATAGTAATGCTCCCGTATCAGTTGAGGGCTGCTTGGCTTTGTTTACTGAACCGGAGTTGCTCTCTGAACCATGGCACTGTGAGCTCTGCTCTGACTCTATTGCATGCCCAAACACCAATGATGGCAAAGATGATGAGATGGCAACTAGTGTCAATGAAAGAAAGGATGGTGAGGAGATGATGGCAGGTGGTGATGAAACACAAGACGGTGATAAGTTGATCGCTAACTGCACCGAAAAGGAGGGCATTGATCAGATTATGGCAACTGACGGTTGCTCAGATAATTTAAATAGTGATATGAACAGTAAAGAAGGTGGTTGTGCAAATTCTTCTTTGGTTGGTGCTGACAACTCAGTTGATGCTAACTTTCCAGAAAATGGGAAAGTTGCTTTACTGAAAACAGGTTCGTCACTTGTTGACACAACTGAACAGGCAGACAGCAAAACATATCGTCGAGAGATTAGGGATTTGAACAACTCAGCAGTGGAATATACATCTTCAAGTAAGCAACCTCATGATTCTGCCCAGCATAAGGATGAACATAATGTGGATGTAGCCTCTGAAGAAACAACTGCACCAGAGTGTTCTTGTGACAACGAATCTGCCTCTTGCAGCACAACCAATAAGAATGAAGCTGAATGTGGTGTTGGTGCTGAAGAAATTGTTACTAGTAGCCTTCCATCTGAGACGCAAAGAATCTTACCAGGTGAAAAGGACAATGAAGATGTTGTCACGCGGAATCATGGCAGAAGGAAGCGAATGAAGATGGTTGGCAAGGCACATCAAGGGCAAGATAACCAAAATGAACAGAAAGAGAATGGAAAAAAGGTTTTCAGATCTGCAATGAGAAGGATCCTTATTAGCAAGGCGCCACCTGTATTGACAATTAATTTGAACAGATTCAGTCAGGACTCGCATGGTCGGTTCAAGAAATTGAAAGGGCATGTGCGCTTTAAGGAGACACTTGATGTGCGGCCATTCATGGACCCAAG GTCTAAGGAGAATTACAATACAACTTATCGTCTCGTTGGCGTTGTTGAGCACTTGGGAACCATGGCAGCTGGGCATTATGTTGCATATGTGAGAACTGGCAAGATTGGGGGTCGGCAGCAGAGGAGCACCGGCTCCAAGTCATGGTTTTATGCAAGTGATGCACAAGTCAGAGAAGCCTCTCTGGAGGAAGTTCTTAACTGCGAGGCTTACATACTGTTTTACGAAAGGGTGGGAGACTAA